A window of Aurantibacillus circumpalustris genomic DNA:
ATAAAACGTTTAGCTTCATCGTAACAACCACGCGGTCCTACTGGATTTACATTGCCCCAATACTCTTCCGTTTGCGGATGTACGTGCGGATCGCCATACACTTCACTGGTCGAAGCTACCAGAACTCTTGCATTTTTTACACGTGCTAAACCAAGAACATTATGTGAACCAAGAGATGAAACTTTTAAGGTTTGAATCGGAATCTTTAAATAGTCGATAGGACTTGCCGGCGATGCAAAATGCAAAATGTAATCTAATTGACCCGGTACATGAATAAATTTTGAAACATCGTGGTGATAAAATTCAAATTGTTCAAGTTTAAACAAATGCTCAATGTTTTTAAGATCGCCTGTAATAAGGTTATCCATGGCTACAACGCTCATACCTTCTTTAATAAATCGGTCACATAAATGTGATCCTAAAAATCCTGCTGCCCCTGTTATCAATATTCTTTTTTGCATAGTTTAATTTTATATTTGATTTTCAAAGTGAAAATTCCAGTCATTACTTTTCTGGCAAATTATTTAGATCATTTTTATCTTTATCTCTTCCTGTGGCGCTTTTATTGAGTCTCAAATGAAATAGGCTAATAAAATTCACTGTCACGTTTTCAATTTCAATGTTTTTTTTTGCCAGAAAACAATCATCAAAATTTAAACTGGTAACTCCAGTAATAATATCTATTCTATTTGGAGGATAACCAAGTTGTACTACATTGTCTACCTCACAAAAATCATTTTCCGATATATCATATCCACCAAAACCAAAATCGTTGAGTGCCAAAATGATTTTTTTTGCATTTGAAGTACTTGGCTTAACCCAGAAGTCTATATCACCGGTATAACGAGGATAGCCATACATTGCCACAGCGTAACCGCCAACAACAAGGTATTCCACATTGTGTTTATTTAATAACTCTATAAACTCTTTGAAATCCTGGTCTATTCCCATCTAAAAAAAATTGAATATAATGCTCTTTAAGCTTTTCTAAAGCAGCTAAACGTTCGGTATAGCTTTTAGTTAGCCAAAAATTCAGATCACTTGGCTCTTCACTTAATTTAAATTTTTTAATGACTTTTTCCAAAATTAATTCGTCTTAATTCCAATACAATAATAACTATAACCTAAAGCTTTCATGTCGTTGGTGTCAAATATATTTCTTCCATCGAAAATAACTTTTGAGTTTAAGCGTTTTGTTACTTCTTCAAAGTCGGGAGATCTAAATTCTGGCCACTCAGTAACTATCAATAATGCATCCGCTCCATTTAAAGAATCATACATATCTGTTGAATAGGCTATTGTATCACCGATTATGCGTTGCGCTTCATGCATAGCCACAGGGTCATAGGCCACAACGTTTGCGCCAGCTTTTAACAATTTCTCAATAATTACTAAACTAGGCGCTTCACGCATATCATCTGTTTTTGGTTTAAATGATAAGCCCCATAATGCAAAAGTTTTACCTTTTAAATTATTATTGAAATGCGTTCTTACTTTATTGAACAATACTTCTTTTTGTGCTTCATTAACCTCTTCAACAGCGTTTAAAATACGCATGTTATAATTTTGTTCTTTAGCAGTTTTGATTAGCGCTTTTACATCTTTTGGAAAACAACTTCCCCCGTAACCAACTCCCGGATAAATAAACTTATGCCCTATTCTTCCGTCACTTCCAATTCCTTTACGCACCATGTTTACATCTGCACCCATTATCTCACACAAATTTGCAACATCATTCATAAAACTAATCTTTGTTGCAAGCATCGCATTTGCAGCATACTTAGTCATCTCGGCACTTGGAATATCCATAAAAATTATTGGATGGCCGTTTAATAAAAAAGGCTTATACAATTTTCTCATTATCTCTTCAGCTTCGGTACGATCAGTGCCAACAACAATTCTATCGGGTTTCATAAAATCTTCAATTGCTGCGCCTTCTTTTAAAAACTCCGGATTAGATGCTACATAAAAATCTATTTTCACTCCTCGTTTGTCCAATTCGGCCTGCAATGCTTTACGTACTTTTTCTGCCGTTGTAACCGGCACGGTAGACTTTGTAACAACAACTAGTGGTTTCTCTATGTGCTGTCCAATTCCAGCTGCAACAGCTAAAACATATTTTAAATCCGCAGA
This region includes:
- a CDS encoding nucleotidyltransferase, which gives rise to MGIDQDFKEFIELLNKHNVEYLVVGGYAVAMYGYPRYTGDIDFWVKPSTSNAKKIILALNDFGFGGYDISENDFCEVDNVVQLGYPPNRIDIITGVTSLNFDDCFLAKKNIEIENVTVNFISLFHLRLNKSATGRDKDKNDLNNLPEK
- a CDS encoding UDP-glucose dehydrogenase family protein produces the protein MKITVVGTGYVGLVTGTCFAEVGVDVTCVDIDQKKIDNLNKGILPIYEPGLEEMVSRNALKKRLHFSTALPESIKDSEVAFIAVGTPPDEDGSADLKYVLAVAAGIGQHIEKPLVVVTKSTVPVTTAEKVRKALQAELDKRGVKIDFYVASNPEFLKEGAAIEDFMKPDRIVVGTDRTEAEEIMRKLYKPFLLNGHPIIFMDIPSAEMTKYAANAMLATKISFMNDVANLCEIMGADVNMVRKGIGSDGRIGHKFIYPGVGYGGSCFPKDVKALIKTAKEQNYNMRILNAVEEVNEAQKEVLFNKVRTHFNNNLKGKTFALWGLSFKPKTDDMREAPSLVIIEKLLKAGANVVAYDPVAMHEAQRIIGDTIAYSTDMYDSLNGADALLIVTEWPEFRSPDFEEVTKRLNSKVIFDGRNIFDTNDMKALGYSYYCIGIKTN